In the genome of Gemmobacter fulvus, the window CCTCTGCCAGGGTCGAGCGATCCAGGTCTGCCAGAAACGCTGCCTCGGCCGAGCGCAACCGTGACTTCAGGCGGCAGCAGCCGGTGACGGTGCATGTTCCCCCGGATACCTGAAAACAGTCCACCAGCGGCTGCCCTGCCTCCAGCAAGCGCACGATGTTGCCAAGCCTGATCTCATGGGCAGGCTTCGCAAGGATTGCCCCTCCGCCGCTGCCGCGCCGGGTGGCGACGATGCCTGCCTGCGCCAGCGTGGACATGATCTTGGTCAGGTGATGGCGGGATAAGGCAAACTCATCGGCCAGATCGGCGGTCGAAAACGCGCGGTCAGGTTCAGACGCCATCCGCATCAGCGCGCGCAGTCCGAAATCGGTGAAGGAGGTCAGGCGCATCGAGGCTCCGCTTTAATCGGTATTTACAATGCATATTAACGGGGTTTACGTTTGGCGCAAGCCGTGACTCACGGAACGCCCTACATGACCGCCTCCGATATCCTTCGCAGTGCCCGCCCAG includes:
- a CDS encoding Rrf2 family transcriptional regulator → MRLTSFTDFGLRALMRMASEPDRAFSTADLADEFALSRHHLTKIMSTLAQAGIVATRRGSGGGAILAKPAHEIRLGNIVRLLEAGQPLVDCFQVSGGTCTVTGCCRLKSRLRSAEAAFLADLDRSTLAEVALPPMERAVSA